The Raphanus sativus cultivar WK10039 chromosome 6, ASM80110v3, whole genome shotgun sequence sequence tttcacacaaccaaacactGAAATTGTTTTggacataaaaacaaaagatgtAGGTTGGCCTCGCATGACTTCAATTCAACTGATAAAATATCTCAAATTTTGTCACGAGATCTCTCTCACGAGTGACATTATTgtgaaacaacaacaaaaacaaaagaaacaaaagaggtAGCTTGTTTGGGTGGTCTCATCATAAGCCCAAATTAGATGTAGTTTTTGTTTTCTAGAAGGCCATGGTCTCAACTTCAACTTTGGTTCTATCTTCAATTGAAAATAGGATTGCTGATATTTTCATCATAGGAAACATTTTCCCATTTGTTAAAAGGTGGAGCAACGAAAACGTCTATTCCAAACACACATTCACCACCTCCTGAAATGTATCCAAATGGTGCCGCCGGCGCCATGAACCAGGCTGTCGGTAGAAACTGCTTCACTCCCCGCTTCGTCTCGAAAGAATGAAACATGATCGGTTCAAGttctacaaaaaaatacaaacactATGTTTAGATTTACTCTCTGTGTTGGAACTAtatgttggaactcgtttttgacgaaatggtttaagacCATTTTTTGGTATGTTTCGGGacgaagacgttcgtcggaataaccgaatgtttgacactatgaagtagtgtactcgtatgtcaaaatcagagttggttttgaatgagaaatggaagtGCCAAATGAGTTTgcctaaatattaaaaattagcaaatgtcatatattggatatttgggtttgaatttgttagttggatattatgtccattacttattcatgactatctttatgtttgtataaacataaaatgcaaacccaaattaaaagaaatattatttatgtttgatttggtcaaatatataatatattctttattgctaagtcattaaaaattgagtcaaaaggaattaaattttcttaatgacaatattgattttttgactTTAAGACTCCATTATTCTCTTGTATGTTATGGCTTCTCAAAAGCATAATgtgatgttttgtattttctatataaaggcttgtgagccatttagaaaataatagagtgagacacacttgaaaaccaacaacaaatacaattcctccatgttatagtgatgttttattttatttatttttgtgtctgagagtacaacacaaaattagtttcgccaggcttctgatagagtgacgcaaattcagaagattgtttgcagttgtatcctgggactcattacgttatcgaaccgtcgcactacgggacgtattttgagttaaggaaagagataatatctcgcctctgcagttgtatcatccttttcttactctttggtatagtattatcattttttattttttacaatattcagtaatccgtagtttataaaatacggttctatcactATATAAACTCCGCAATAATCAAAGATAATTGCGTTTCATGTGTATCTTCTCTGCTCTGGACCATTACATTTTGCACACATATAGTAATATAACCACTAGGCTAAGACATTCTCTATATATTGATAGTCCCTCAATAAATATCGCATCATTAAAGTAGTAAGTattagaaagaaaacaaaagtttttagtatatttctatatttatttgttttgtcaaCAACCTTCACTATGCAATCGATAACGTAGTGACACTGATACAAATAACTAAGCTATATGAATAATGGATCCCCTTTCGTACTTACCTTGGTAGTAATAATACTTGTTGTGTATATAATTGTAGACGAAGAACTTTATCACCGCATACACGGCCTGTGAATCGGTGATGCCGGAGTCATCAATTCTTGCATAAAGAGAAACAAATGAGGCCGAGGTGTAGTCTTTATCCCCACCCCTTGGGTAGATCAGGAACGTCCTTTTAACATTTGTTAAAACCAAAATAGgtcataattaaaaacacatgTAAGCTACCAAATTACTTGAACTTGATGAGAGTGAATTTACCAATTGAATTCGCCAGCGGTGAAAGGATGGGACTCGAAGTATCCATCATGGTTGTGAAAGACTGGAACTTGACGCTATAAGATGATGGAGGACTGTTTCGCCATAACGTTATCACTCCTTGTGTTAGATTAAGCTTCTCGTTTTTCTGTGACCCTTTAGTAACAAAAGAAACATAGCCCAGTTAAATAATTAATCTCAGGAAGTGTCACTAGAATCAGTTTTGAATTCTTCACTTTTTTGCCATTTAAGGCATCCACAGTGGccagcaaaaaaaaagtgaaatcgTGATGAAATGTGATGAACACTTTTCGTCGACCCCACAATAAGTTTTTCAAACACTTATCAATTAATGTCATTATTGAGGTTGTCTACAAGTCGTAATCACAACTGAGTCGTTAACCGTACCTTTGTATATAGCAGGTTCCTGTGCCTAAATAGAaaaccagaaggaaaaaaaaacagaaaagagtCAAATACTGATCAAATATGAATCCATACTTAAAAATATCACCAATAATCACATTCTACATGTATATAATACATTTGAAAAACGACTTAataagttaataaataaaacaccACAAACAAATAATCAAGACTTTCATGAATGAtcaaatgttattttttttacacCAGTCCAATGTTATTTAacaattaacaaataaaatttccaCGATTACTGAACAAATGGTATCCGATTCTGGAATGAACATATTCATTAGACTTTTTAGTTAAATTCAGTTATAAAAATCGAATAAATGTTCGAGAAACTTATCAGGAAATGCCTCTGAGAGAGAACAAGTCAACCCTACGACAAAGATACGGATCATGGGAAAAATTATAGGAACTAGAAACCGAAAGAAAGTTGTCATAACCTGATGTCGAAAGCTTAAAGAATAGGGATCGCTAAGGAAGAGGCCTATCTTGGAATTCACAGCGACTGCCAAGAACACGACAACCAAAGCTACCAAAGGCCATCGCCATCCAAGTGATCTCTTCCCTCTCGTCTCTACTTCTATGTTTGCACTTGTTTCCATGATAAATCAAATCCTTCACAAGACAAACACTCAAGTTATTTCTCTAACGCATATTTTGTTCCTGATATTAATACAAGTCGCGGctggtttaaattttatttaatacgACTTTAGTTTTTAGTCGTGtcttactttttaatttttactaggtgattttcccgtgctcatgcacggatataaatatttataaaataaatatactataataattgattgctatatactttaattaatttatgattttatgcatattttatattaataatattccattactttaattagacatgttatatctagtcgatttagttatcatttaggtatattggattgcatttatttctctgaattcaactttaatatttttattctaaatatattatagttttgattaattttttatttgcatttaggttgcttgttgtcttccttaattttaataaaatctattattttagatataaggttGATTAGTCGAGACACTCattgagttacatatatttttcaaattcaaactgaaatataattgttttattttttatagtttacatGGTCGGACTATTAAATCTAAGTATCCAGACTTTGTTTAGCAAAAATCcaattgataattaatatatatatatataattaagttgaatcaaattaattttatttatcgtttaaatgtgcatgtatgatcataatatttatcaaattatatgttcactttttaatatatatatatatatatattagaaaagaaaatatgaacAATAGAAAGTTACAAACATAAGAAACTGATACATTTTTagaagctcatgaacacatatcaatatttacaataattaaaatattttataatttataagtattttatgtcttagatttattgaaaggtaaaccaaaatttattttaaataatctaaaaataagaattcatatttactttggtattttaattatggttatattaaactccacaaacataaaaacataaaattgaaaAGCAAATTTAGTATTAGCAAACCATATAATtgtaataatgaaaatataatatatctacctcgttaaagtatatagttttatgttatttaaaatattttataattatttgatcaaaagatgtttattgttaaaatatatatcagtttatgttacttaattattttatgtaatcatctaagaaattagatagatttatcatatatcaaaatatttctattactttgaaaatatattttttgtattgattaaaattatgttttaaaataaataatatttattttctaatatccattatctttctgaaatttatttttatgaaatcacattacatacaaatatatatattttcatctaagaaacaatatataaaaataaagtattttattaattcaaaagtatattgtatgttatttaaaaatatttaaaaatagaatattactatcttgtgaaatttcctttttaatgaaatcatattatatatacatatattttctttttttaaattcgatttttaaaatttataactgtttccttttttagtatatatgttatatggaaatttttaaaaaggaaattaaataaaaaacaataatattatttaaatgtaatatttttaattgattaaGGGTGTGATCGTAATCAACCACCGTCAAATTTAACGTGAGTGCGACACGtatgaaactgacttctcaaataatattatagagatgccTTTGGCGCCCTTTGAAGCATTCTTAAAATGAAGTCTTTATTAATCAATATTCAATAGGATTTGGTCTTAGGTCTTCAGATAAAAACATCTTGCCGTCTTAGGCTTCTCATCTTCGTTGGCTAAACGTCACTCctgccaattttttttttttgcttatgtAATATTTTGGCTTGGCTCAGTTTGAATCAACCAATCAATTTGTAATAGCGACAAGTCTAAGGAAATTCTATATATGTTAATTTGAATTAGACAACAGAAAGTTGAGAGTAGGAGATTCGATGGATCAGCCAGTGTATCACAAATTTTGTTAGAAATCGGCAACGGACATATGTAACTTTAATATAATAAACTcccaatataattttttacacAACCGTTGTAACCAATCTACCATAAACACAGCTTATCTCTTGTGGCAATATATCCTTCTTGTTTGCACAAAAAGTAGAAGACAGAAATAGGAAAGTCAAATAGCATACATTAAGCGCTCTAGAAATATAATGATTGTACCTTACATGACTTATTGACAAACATAAAAGCAAATGACTTTATCTCAACCTGAATCCTACTTCGGAGATCCAAACCGCTTAGTTATGTTAGTCAGATGCATCAGAGTCAAGAACGGATCATCAGCTAAGTTTTGCGCATATAGAGACCTGAAAACAACTACATGCACAAGTGAATAGGTTCAGATTCATAACAAGGTCTAAGACAGGAAACGAAGTAAAGAGGCTTGGTAAGGTACGGGTTACAATCACAAAATACCTGCAGGATATGAACAGCGAATTCAGGTACTGAAAAGAGTATACTCCGTGCTCTTTATCGTGAAACAAGCTTGACCACAAAACTCTCACCACGTACACTCTGTGATGAAGTAGATTGAAGACAACAATACCTTGTATTCCTTCTCGACATCATAGCCAACAGAAGAAGGTTAGGGACGCGGTTAAGAAGAATCTGTTACTGACATCCACGCCAAGATAGTCAACACCGTGATTAAAACCAGCGGCACCACGAAGACACCAACCTTTTTGGTTGTTTGTTGCAGACAAGATTGTGTGTTTCAATCATCTAAACATGTTCATGTTTCCTCGTTTGTCATATACATTAACTAGCAAGATACAGTTATTTGGTTTTAGACATAACAACTTGTCTGAATATTCTGTTTCAGCTACTGCGATATAGAGTTTTCATAAAATTGCAGTATCTTGACCAAGGATTTTAAGTACAACTgacacttatatatatatatagtctcgACTCTTGTCAAgcttttgagaaaaaaaatcaattaattcaCTGCAAGTGAAACATATGTGCTTCTTACAATAAGCATTTTACTGCATAATAACAAATTATGAAACAAAGATTAGTTGACATGGACACTTATTTTAGATCTTCTTCTTCCGACTCCTCTTGAGGGTATTCTTCATCTATTTCAatcgcttcttcttcttcctcttcctcttcctcttcaaatatttcttcttcttcttcctcttcctcttcttcttcttcttcttcctcaaacatttcgttttcttcttcttcctcctcttcaggGTATTGGTTATTCCACCTAACAAACGGATGGTTCATCAAGCCGTCAACAGTGCACCTTTGGGCAGGATCTTTCTTAAAACACTTTGACAGAAAGTCCTTTGCTTCTTCAGACAAATAATCTGGAACGTACGGAACCAAATCGCTTTCACCAATGAGAGTAATCCATTCTTCCCAGCAACACAGCTCACCATGCTCTGCCCAAACACGTTCCCCTGTCAACATCTCAAGAACCGTGCATCCAAAGGCCCAAACATCCGCACCATAATCAAGAACCTTGTCCCCTATAAGCTCCGGCGACATGAACCGTGTCGTGCCTCTCACGTGACCCCACCCATCCCCGTACTCACTCGACCCTTTCTCCACGGCTTTCCCGAAACCAGAGATCTTAGCCACAAACCCACGATGCTCTCCCGCGAGTAAGATGTTCTTCGGTTTGATGTCGCAGTGTATTATCTTCTCATCGTGGATATACTTCAGACCAATCAAGACGCTCATAGCGAACACCTTCACATCCTCTTCCGCTAACCCTGTCCCTCTGTGGTGTTT is a genomic window containing:
- the LOC108810525 gene encoding mitogen-activated protein kinase kinase kinase 20 yields the protein MKRSMSDSEESSRYGRCDGDGNSYDSERSHKKPKTEDDDVSSTKTRPFQEKDLWALTSLLGKDSYGSVHLAVRTTEGEEEHLPEKMAIKTTEFSRASRLKNEAEFLTRLQDSPYIVSYYGDATTRDKKTKKMMYNTILEYCPGQCLAKLIKHHRGTGLAEEDVKVFAMSVLIGLKYIHDEKIIHCDIKPKNILLAGEHRGFVAKISGFGKAVEKGSSEYGDGWGHVRGTTRFMSPELIGDKVLDYGADVWAFGCTVLEMLTGERVWAEHGELCCWEEWITLIGESDLVPYVPDYLSEEAKDFLSKCFKKDPAQRCTVDGLMNHPFVRWNNQYPEEEEEEENEMFEEEEEEEEEEEEEEEIFEEEEEEEEEEAIEIDEEYPQEESEEEDLK